Genomic DNA from Turicibacter faecis:
GTTTCATGAATAAACTTACTATTAGTTTGTAGTTTTTCAAGTAATCCACAGAATGTTGCTAGAAAGTATAATTTTGAAGTATTTAACTGCTCGGGATTAAAAAATCCAAGATGGTTTATGATAGAGTAAAGCGATTCAGGATTGTGATAATGTGGAAGTGCATAATCGAGGTAGTCCTGTAACTGTCTGCTTGGTTCTTTTTTTATTTGTCCATATAGATGTATATCTTCATATGACCCTTTGCTGTAAAATGCTTGTTGCCGAATGCCTTCATGCCTAAATCCTATTTCCGTTAAAAATTGATGGTGTATAGGTTTTAAGAGGGGAGTCTCAATTTCGATTCGATGAATGTCCTCTTCAAATAGTTGGGTGATTAGTCGTGTTAAGACCCTCTTCATTTCTATGTAGGAATGTTCTAAATCGAGTTCGAATTCTAAACGAAGACAGCGGTTATCTTGATTTGAGCGATCAAGTTGAAGTATACCTTGTATTTGATTTTCTATACTTTTAAGTAAGTATGATGTCGAATTTTCAGGGTTATCCCCAGATTGAATGACACAATCAAAATCAGGAGAGATTGTCTGACAATGATTATCATTTTTCCATTGACTCCATTGTTGATAAGTTAAAAATGCCTTCTTGTGAATAGTTATTTCTTTAGCTTCCATGCCTGTCCTCCTGTAGATAAGATGATTCATTATATGAAAAAACTCTATCTCATATGAGATAGAGTTTTTATTAATCTATTTGTGCTAGTGATTCCCAGGTGTCCATAGCTTCTAAAAGAAGTTCCTCCAATTCTTCAATACGAGATTGGACTAGAGCCGATTTTTGCGAATCTAAGTAAACTTCTTCTTGGAAGAGCTCAGCCTTTTTGTAAGCCAGTTCTTCTTCATACGCATTTATTTTATTTTCAATGTCTTCTAATTGTCGTTTACGTTGTTGTTCTAATCGTCGTTGTTCCTTTTGTTTTTGATAGTCGGTAATGCTATTTGTTGAACTGTTCGCCATTTCATTTTGTTGAGACGCCATTTGTTCATTAATCAGACGTTTCTTTTCGATATAGTCAGAATAGTTTCCTAGATAAGAGACGACCCCATGTGGCGTTACTTCTAAAATACGTGTAGCAATTTTATCGATAAAGTAACGATCATGTGAAATGAAAAAGAGTGTACCTTCATAATCTTCGAGGGAAAGTTCTAACATTTCTTTGCTATCGATATCAAGGTGGTTAGTTGGCTCATCTAAAAGTAAGAAGTTATTTCTTTGGAGCATGAGTTTACATAGGGTAAGACGGACTTTTTCTCCACCCGAGAGTTGGTGCACTGTTTTAAATACATCATCACCGGTGAATAAAAAGTTTCCAAGTAGAGTTCGAATATCTTTTTCTAGTCTATTCGGGAAAACGTTCCAAACCTCATTTAGTACTGTATTATTTGAGGTTAAATTAGCCTGCTCTTGATCAAAGTATCCCATATCAAGGCTTTTTCCGTAGAAAATATCACCTTCTAGTGGTGGAAGGTCCCCGGCGATTGTTTTTAAGATTGTAGATTTTCCAATTCCATTGGGTCCGATGAGAGCCACGCGTTCAAGGCGATTGATATGGAAATCCAAATGATCTGAGATTGGCTTATTATCATCATATCCAACGGCTACATTTTCTACCTTGAGAACATCGTTTCCACTACGACGATCGATTTCAAAGGTAATCCCTATAGACTTATCATTTAATTTAGGCATTTCGATTCGTTCCATTTTATCTAGGAGCTTTCTACGCGATTGAGCTCTTTTAGTTGTTGAGGCACGAACTATATTTCGGCTAATAAAGTCTTCCATCTTCGAGATTTCTTTTTGTTGCTTTTCATATTGTTTCATTAAGGCAGCGTAGGAAATGGCCTTTTGATCCATATAGTCTGAGTAATTCCCCTTATACTTTGTACATTTACGGTACTCAATTTCATAGACGGTTGTGGCTATCTGGTCAAGGAAGTATCTATCATGGGAAACAATAACAACAGCACCTGGGTATTTTTTTAAATAACCTTCAAGCCATTCAATGGTATCAATATCTAAATGGTTGGTTGGTTCATCGAGAATTAAAAGATCAGGTTTTTGAAGTAATAATTTAGCGAGTGCTAATCTCGTTTTTTGTCCTCCACTGAGGTTAGAAATTTTTTGGTCGAATCCGATTTCGTTAAATTTAAAACGATTTAAAATATTATTAATTTCTGATTCATAAGTATACCCACTCATTAATTCAAATTGATGGTTTAATTGTTGATATTGATCAATAATTTTTAGATAGTTCTCGCTCGTTGGATCTTCTTCAGCCATTTTTAAACTTAGTGCTTCTAATTGACCTTTAAGCATAATTGTTTTTTGGAAAACCTTTAACATTTCATTATAAATGGTATCATTTGAATTGATATGGCTAGATTGCGCAAAATATCCGAGGATGACGCTTTGCGGCTTATGGATTTCCCCACTATCATAGTCAATTTCATCTGCAATCATTTTTAGTAAGGTAGACTTTCCTGCCCCGTTACGCCCAACAACGGCAATGCGTTCCCCCTTTTTTACCTCAAATTGAACATTTTCAAGAATTGGGGTCCCCGAATAAAGTTTAGTTAGTTTACTTGTTTGTAATAAAATCATTTTGTTTCTCCTTTACTAACTTCTTAGAAGATTCACTCATTTAAGATAATATCTTAAGTATAATGCTTAAATCAGAGATAGGCAACGGAGTGCCTCAAATAATCTTTAAAATTTAACATATAGATGTTTTATTTGTGGATACTATTCACAATGATTTGTTTTCATGTTATTATTTAAATATGATAAAGGAGGTTTTGTATGCTATCAAATATACCAAACGCAACACTTAAACGATTAGCACTTTATCGTCGTTGTTTCGTAGAACTCGATGAGATGAGAGTGAGACGAATTCAATCGGGAGAGTTAAGTCAAAAAATAGGGATTGATTCTGCAACTATCCGACGTGATTTTTCATATTTAGGTGAATTAGGTCGCCAAGGTTATGGATACGAAGTACGTGTGGTATTAGAGGCATTTAATAATTTATTGAAACCAGATGACGCGCAACGTTGTATTTTGATTGGGGTTGGAAACTTAGGGCGCGCTTTAGTAAAGTATTTTAGTTCGGATAAGTTTAAAAGACGATTATTTAGAACACCTGTTAATTTAGTCGCAGGATTTGATATAGATGAAAGTTTAGTGGGTCAGCATATTGGGGAGTTGCCGATCTATCATTTAGATAATTTATCTTCATACATTGAAGAGAATCATGTAACCTATGTGATTTTAGCGGTTCCACCATTTGTTGCTCAAAAAGTAGCGACTTCATTAGAGGGATTAGGTATTAAAGGAATTCTGAATCTTTCTTCAACTGTTATTAATGTGAGTGAGGATATCCTTGTTCATGAAGTTGATTTAAATATGGAGTTAGAAACGTTATTCTTTTATGTTTTTCAACGCGAACAGCTAAAAAAATAAGTCGAATGAAAAATCTATTCTCATATGAGAATAGATTTTTTCTATTAATGGTAAATTGTTGCCATTATTCATAAAAATAGGTATAATTGTGGGCGATGAGAATGTTAGCGGTTGTTAATGGTGATTATTTTGACATCAATTAAGAAGAAGCTAACGTTTTTCATACGATTATTCGAGACGTTGCATCTAAAGGAGAGCGACAGTGGAGGAGAAGATAAGATGAATCAGGCAAGAAAGAGAATGAAGTTTTTAATTTTAGTAACTATGTTTTGCAGTATCCAGGTTATTTTAATGTTAACCCCGCTTGGGTATATTCCTTTAGGACTTGTACGTGCTACAACGATGCATATTCCTGTTATTTTAGCTGGAATTTTGTTAGGCATAAAAGGTGGGGCTATAACAGGTTTAGTTTTTGGGGTAAGTAGTGTCGTTATTAATACATTGACGCCTACGATTACGTCTTTTGTGTTTACTCCTTTTTATTCATTGGGCGATTATAGCGGAAATTTTTGGAGTCTTGTGATTGCGATTGTGCCGCGCGTATTACTGGGTGTTTTAGCTGCGATAATCTATCAATTATTTAAACATAAGGGCAATAAATTATCCGTTATCGGAAGTAGTTTTACGGCATTAGTGTGCACAATTATTCATTCTATTTTAGTATTAGGCATGATTTATGTATTTTTTGGCCCAAGCTATGCGTCGGCAAAGGGTGTTGAAGTTTCAGCATTGTTTGGTTTATTATTAGGTGTTATTACAACAAATAGTTTATTAGAAGCTATTTTAGCGGTTGTTATCGTGGCACCACTAACTAAGGTTTTAGAACCTATAACTAAGAAGGTGATGTAAATGGAAAAAAAAACAGTAGTCATTGGAATCTGTGGGGGGATTGCCGCTTATAAGACTGCACAGTTAGCGAGTAATTTATATAAAAAGGGCTATGATGTCCATGTGATTATGACAAAAAATGCAACGGAGTTTATTACTCCGATGACGTTTGAAACGTTAACGCATAATCGGGTATCAGTAGGAACATTTGATCGAAATTTTCAGTATGACGTTAACCACATTTCATTGGCTAAACGTGCGGATGTATTTGTCTTAGCACCTGCATCAGCCAATTGTATTGCGAAGATTGCCCATGGAATTGCTGATGATATGTTAACAACAACTTTTTTAGCTGCCAATTGTCCTAAATTAATTGCTCCGGCAATGAATACAGGGATGTTGAATAACCCAATTACTCAACGTAATATCCAGCAATGTAGGGAATTTGGGATGACTATTATTGAATCTGCTAGTGGTTACTTAGCTTGTGGAGATGTCGGAAAAGGTCGCCTGGCAGAAATTGAAGATATTGAGGATGCCATTGAGTGTTTATTGATTAAGGATAAGCCTTTAGCTGGGATTAAGGTTGTTGTGACGGCCGGGCCTACACAGGAGGATATTGATCCTGTACGATTTATAACGAATCATTCTAGTGGTAAAATGGGGTACGCCTTAGCGAGAGCCGCACGTAATTTAGGTGCTGAGGTGACGCTTATAACGGGGCCTACTTCTTTGAGAAAACCTGTTTTTATGACGATTATCGAAGTAAGAACAGCAGATGAAATGTTTCAGGAAGTATCTGGATTAAAAGATCAGTATGATATTTTAATTAAATCTGCCGCAGTCTCTGATTATAGGGCCTCTTTTGTGAATCCACATAAGTTAAAGAAACAAAGTCAACAGACGACACTTGATTTAGTCATGAACAAAGATATTTTATTAGCTATGGGGAAAGAAAAAAAAGATAGCCAAGTGATATGTGGATTTGCAATGGAAACTGAAAATTTAGAAGAAAACGCCACTAAAAAATTGTTAGGTAAAAATGCGGATTTAATCGTTGCCAACCAATTAAATGAAGAATTTGCAGGTTTTAAGGGGGATACAAATGTGGTGACGCTTATTCAAAGAGATGGAATCGTGAAATTGAATAAGATGTCTAAGGAAGCCCTCGGATATGAAATTATGGAACAGTTATTGAAGATTTTAATAAAGAAAAGGGGAACAATATGTTAATCGTTATTGATGTCGGAAATACTAACATTACGTTAGGGGTATATGATAAAGACGATTTAATTGCTACATTTCGTTTAACAACTAAATTACAAAGAACATCTGATGAGTTTGGAATTACGTTATTTTCTTTTCTTCAAACAAAGGATATTAATCCCCAAGCGGTAGAGGCTGTTTTAATTTCGAGTGTAGTTCCTAAAATTATGCATTCATTAACTAATGCTATTCGTAAATATTTTAATATTGAACCAATGATTGTAGGGCCTGGAATTAAGACTGGAATTAGTGTTAGAACGGAAAATCCTCGTGAAGTTGGGGCGGATCGTATTGTAGATATTGCGGCTGCTTATTATATTTATGGAGGCCCTGCGCTTGTTATTGACTTTGGAACTGCCACAACTTATGATTATGTAAATGAGAACGGGGAGTTTGAATTTGGAGTAACTTCTCCAGGGATTGAAATTTCGGCACAGGCGCTATGGACGCAGGCAGCTAAATTACCAGAGATTGAAATTAAGAAGCCAGAAACGATTATGTGCCGTAATACGATTACTAGTATGCAAGGTGGTTTGGTTTACGGTTACATTGGCCAAACAGAATATATTATTAAGAAGGTAAAAGAGGCAGTTGGAAAGGATATCAAAGTAGTGGCCACAGGGGGATTGGGGCGCATTATATATAACGAAACTGATATGATTGATGTTTATGATCCAGATCTTGCATTTAAAGGAATGAGAATCATTTATCATAAAAATAAAGGCGGATTTTAAACCTTTTAAAAAATAGGGACCAAGTGCCACACTTGGTCTTTTTTTATCATAAATAAAAGGCTCTCCCATGTATTTGGAATAAATAGATCTAAGAAGCATATTAATCAGTAGGTAGATAATAATAAAAAGGATTTTTTCTTAAAATTATTGCCATTATTTATTCATCTCTGTATAATTTATTTAATAGCACTCATTATAATAGAGTGATAAAAACGA
This window encodes:
- a CDS encoding ECF transporter S component, translated to MNQARKRMKFLILVTMFCSIQVILMLTPLGYIPLGLVRATTMHIPVILAGILLGIKGGAITGLVFGVSSVVINTLTPTITSFVFTPFYSLGDYSGNFWSLVIAIVPRVLLGVLAAIIYQLFKHKGNKLSVIGSSFTALVCTIIHSILVLGMIYVFFGPSYASAKGVEVSALFGLLLGVITTNSLLEAILAVVIVAPLTKVLEPITKKVM
- a CDS encoding GNAT family N-acetyltransferase, encoding MEAKEITIHKKAFLTYQQWSQWKNDNHCQTISPDFDCVIQSGDNPENSTSYLLKSIENQIQGILQLDRSNQDNRCLRLEFELDLEHSYIEMKRVLTRLITQLFEEDIHRIEIETPLLKPIHHQFLTEIGFRHEGIRQQAFYSKGSYEDIHLYGQIKKEPSRQLQDYLDYALPHYHNPESLYSIINHLGFFNPEQLNTSKLYFLATFCGLLEKLQTNSKFIHETLIKLNDLNWSAKEINEALHSLARQLSTPLTEEEKIIHDLYYIEQISASTLMKVISTEGLNSSLIHKIIEGDFQFFTSIGKQMGLERLEYTQKIIAQL
- a CDS encoding type III pantothenate kinase; amino-acid sequence: MLIVIDVGNTNITLGVYDKDDLIATFRLTTKLQRTSDEFGITLFSFLQTKDINPQAVEAVLISSVVPKIMHSLTNAIRKYFNIEPMIVGPGIKTGISVRTENPREVGADRIVDIAAAYYIYGGPALVIDFGTATTYDYVNENGEFEFGVTSPGIEISAQALWTQAAKLPEIEIKKPETIMCRNTITSMQGGLVYGYIGQTEYIIKKVKEAVGKDIKVVATGGLGRIIYNETDMIDVYDPDLAFKGMRIIYHKNKGGF
- the abc-f gene encoding ribosomal protection-like ABC-F family protein gives rise to the protein MILLQTSKLTKLYSGTPILENVQFEVKKGERIAVVGRNGAGKSTLLKMIADEIDYDSGEIHKPQSVILGYFAQSSHINSNDTIYNEMLKVFQKTIMLKGQLEALSLKMAEEDPTSENYLKIIDQYQQLNHQFELMSGYTYESEINNILNRFKFNEIGFDQKISNLSGGQKTRLALAKLLLQKPDLLILDEPTNHLDIDTIEWLEGYLKKYPGAVVIVSHDRYFLDQIATTVYEIEYRKCTKYKGNYSDYMDQKAISYAALMKQYEKQQKEISKMEDFISRNIVRASTTKRAQSRRKLLDKMERIEMPKLNDKSIGITFEIDRRSGNDVLKVENVAVGYDDNKPISDHLDFHINRLERVALIGPNGIGKSTILKTIAGDLPPLEGDIFYGKSLDMGYFDQEQANLTSNNTVLNEVWNVFPNRLEKDIRTLLGNFLFTGDDVFKTVHQLSGGEKVRLTLCKLMLQRNNFLLLDEPTNHLDIDSKEMLELSLEDYEGTLFFISHDRYFIDKIATRILEVTPHGVVSYLGNYSDYIEKKRLINEQMASQQNEMANSSTNSITDYQKQKEQRRLEQQRKRQLEDIENKINAYEEELAYKKAELFQEEVYLDSQKSALVQSRIEELEELLLEAMDTWESLAQID
- the coaBC gene encoding bifunctional phosphopantothenoylcysteine decarboxylase/phosphopantothenate--cysteine ligase CoaBC, with translation MEKKTVVIGICGGIAAYKTAQLASNLYKKGYDVHVIMTKNATEFITPMTFETLTHNRVSVGTFDRNFQYDVNHISLAKRADVFVLAPASANCIAKIAHGIADDMLTTTFLAANCPKLIAPAMNTGMLNNPITQRNIQQCREFGMTIIESASGYLACGDVGKGRLAEIEDIEDAIECLLIKDKPLAGIKVVVTAGPTQEDIDPVRFITNHSSGKMGYALARAARNLGAEVTLITGPTSLRKPVFMTIIEVRTADEMFQEVSGLKDQYDILIKSAAVSDYRASFVNPHKLKKQSQQTTLDLVMNKDILLAMGKEKKDSQVICGFAMETENLEENATKKLLGKNADLIVANQLNEEFAGFKGDTNVVTLIQRDGIVKLNKMSKEALGYEIMEQLLKILIKKRGTIC
- a CDS encoding redox-sensing transcriptional repressor Rex, with the translated sequence MLSNIPNATLKRLALYRRCFVELDEMRVRRIQSGELSQKIGIDSATIRRDFSYLGELGRQGYGYEVRVVLEAFNNLLKPDDAQRCILIGVGNLGRALVKYFSSDKFKRRLFRTPVNLVAGFDIDESLVGQHIGELPIYHLDNLSSYIEENHVTYVILAVPPFVAQKVATSLEGLGIKGILNLSSTVINVSEDILVHEVDLNMELETLFFYVFQREQLKK